Genomic window (Gymnogyps californianus isolate 813 chromosome 2, ASM1813914v2, whole genome shotgun sequence):
CAGGGTGGTTTGGCCATGTTGTCATCTCCCTGGGCTTCTGCACAGTGTATCACACTCAATTTCAAGAGCAAGTAACGGATACTTACAAGCTCTTTACCCCAACCAGGGAGCAGACCGAATGCAGTAACATCTGCACCCATCTAGGATTTTTGGTTCCCTGCAAACAGAAGTCTTTGCGGAGACTTGAACAAGGGAGCGCAGAGGAACTGACGGGTGCCCCAAGTTATTGGATGTGCAGACCAGTAAGCCCAGAGGTCGCACACCTGCACCTCATGCTCTCTTTGCGTGCAGCCTCCAAGCTAACAAGCCCTCGCTCCAACCTGACTACCTCGCAGCCAAGGCAGGAGCAGTGACGGGATGCTTTGGTGCTTGAGGAAAAGGGTCAATATAGTTTCTCCTCTTTTGATCatgggatgatttttttaaaaaacctcatCAAAGATATGCTTGTTCCCAAGGGATGTCCCAGTGCAAACTTTGCTCCTCCCACGTCAGCAAGCATCAGCTCGGACCTGGCCAAACTGGGCGTCTTACCACACTTCCACTCCAGGGTTAACACGTGGGGCGAGACTGGGCTCTTGGTGGTGTTGACAGGCACCGCATGCTGATCAACAGCTACATGAGGTGTCGTTTCCTGCTGAGCACTGCCCAACAGACTGGCAGAGCGCCTTCGTTTCTCACGCTGCGATGCCCCACCTGCAGAGCTCAGTTAGTCGGATGTcggtttgctgctgcttctgctgctcttccgATAAGCCGCGGCTTATTCAACAGCCCTTGAaactctcatttattttttcttatcctAAAGAGCTAATTTTCAGTGAAGTACATGCAACAGCAGAGTCTCGGCTTTTGTTAGTAACTACCATCACCTCCACAGTAATACAACTCTCACTAACCCAAATAGTGACAAAATCCCAAAGCGTGCATGTTGGTGAGGTCTCTCAGTATTTTACCATAGCAGATACTGGATCTCTCTCCCTAACAttattctcttttcccttttcatgtTGCCTCTAGTGAGAAAATTCAGCATGACGGAAGCATTCACAGAAACGACAGCTGAATACGCTTATGACGAACATGCTTTTTCCTGCAATAAGACTGACATCCAAGaatttgggaaaatatttctgccaaTATTTTACATTGCAGTGTTTGCTCTTGGCCTCACAGGGAATCTAATGGTGGTTTTTGCCATTGTGAAAGAGGGCAGTAAAAAAAGCATCACTGACATCTATCTCCTGAGCTTGGCTATCTCAGACCTTCTCTTCGTGATCTCCCTCCCCTTCTGGGCTTCCAACACAGTGCGTGGATGGACCCTTGGGACTATTTCGTGCACAGCTATTTCCTCACTGTACTACATCGGTTTCTTTGGGGGCATGTTCTTTATCACTGTTATCAGTATCGACAGATATTTGGCCATTGTCCGTGCAACATATTCTCTGCAATCCAGAACAGTGAAACGTGGCTTTCTTATAACCTGCGGAGTATGGGCAATAGCGGTTTTAGTTTCAGTGCCACATTTTGTGTTCTCCCAGCTGGTAGAAAATGACTGCATTTCTGTCTTCCCCCAGGAGCTGGAGAATATCTGGCCAGTGTTCTGCAATGTGGAGCTGAACACCATCGGCTTTTTCATCCCAGTCTGTATCATATGCTATTGCTACTGTGGGATCGTCAAAACCCTGCTGTCctgcaaaaatcagaaaaaaacacgAGCCATAAAACTGATCTTGGTTGTGGTGGTcgtgttttttctgttttggtccCCCTACAATGTACTGATTTTTCTAGAGACTTTAAGGCACTGTGAGTTATTCACAAGTTGCAACCAAATTAAATCATTGGACTACGTAATGCACCTGACCGAAACCATTGCATTCAGTCACTGTTGTCTCAATCCTCTTATCTATGCTTTTGCTGGggaaaaattcaggaaatacCTTTATCATGTCTGCTTGAAGTGCTGTCCATTCCTGCGTTTCTGTGGCCCCTGCAGTCGCTACCAGGTCACCTATTCAGCTAGCTATGCAGAAAGCATTGTGAACAGCAACATAACCCTGAACACCAGTGACCAGGATGGCTCTGTCTTCGTGTAAAAGGCTCTGTGAAGAagaaatgtatgtaaatatgtCTTCTGCAGGGCTAGACACCACTGAGAGATTGCCGTTACCCATACAAAGAGACTTAACAGATGCACTGAATTACTGACATGCCTCTTGTTAAGCattaaatattctgaaacagtaaagattttaaaaacaaaaggagtaCAACCTTATTTCTAAGAAAGCTTGGAGGAGAGCCTCTCCATTGAGCAATTTTCCATATGTAATAATTccacaaatattaaatattctattttttgCTACTGAACATTCATCACACTGTACAGTGTAATAGCTCCTTTTCATAAAATGCCTTGTATTAGGTGTAAATATATTCTATATGctcaacttttaaaatttcagctaaAGTGGACTTCCAGACTCCAGACCTATTGCCTAAGATTAAGCGTAGCATGAATATCAcctgaaattaaattacttttaaaaattcagtctgCCTAAGCAAGTGAGAGAAGACAACTCCCTCTGTCCCCACCCCCAAGCAAgtggt
Coding sequences:
- the CX3CR1 gene encoding CX3C chemokine receptor 1, whose amino-acid sequence is MTEAFTETTAEYAYDEHAFSCNKTDIQEFGKIFLPIFYIAVFALGLTGNLMVVFAIVKEGSKKSITDIYLLSLAISDLLFVISLPFWASNTVRGWTLGTISCTAISSLYYIGFFGGMFFITVISIDRYLAIVRATYSLQSRTVKRGFLITCGVWAIAVLVSVPHFVFSQLVENDCISVFPQELENIWPVFCNVELNTIGFFIPVCIICYCYCGIVKTLLSCKNQKKTRAIKLILVVVVVFFLFWSPYNVLIFLETLRHCELFTSCNQIKSLDYVMHLTETIAFSHCCLNPLIYAFAGEKFRKYLYHVCLKCCPFLRFCGPCSRYQVTYSASYAESIVNSNITLNTSDQDGSVFV